A portion of the Candidatus Nitrosotenuis aquarius genome contains these proteins:
- a CDS encoding archaellin/type IV pilin N-terminal domain-containing protein produces MMKSRRAISEIFATLMLLGITAIGSVMLASLVQGSGISSQDSNTQRNNVASYAIRLIGYDTRDSNDLLGITTLDNKFDQRICTIACNITPNNTPQNSGTEFVVLQIQNTSPDLVYLEGVQINNVLHTWDTSTGGRSLDASANDFTGKYPQNGKFSILSASGLVQKNDNTLSEDEQVRVVVKLSKDLSTDVSLTKPILIQIDFGGARTSDHVILSGEIR; encoded by the coding sequence ATGATGAAATCAAGGCGTGCAATATCTGAGATTTTTGCAACCTTGATGTTGCTTGGAATAACTGCAATTGGCTCTGTAATGCTTGCAAGTCTAGTGCAGGGCTCTGGTATTAGCTCACAGGACAGCAATACTCAAAGAAACAACGTTGCGTCGTATGCAATACGACTAATCGGATATGATACGCGAGACTCTAATGATCTTTTAGGGATAACGACACTTGATAACAAATTTGATCAACGAATATGCACTATAGCATGTAATATCACGCCCAATAATACACCGCAAAACTCTGGAACAGAATTTGTTGTGTTGCAGATACAAAACACTAGTCCAGATCTGGTCTACTTGGAAGGAGTTCAAATCAATAATGTGTTGCATACTTGGGATACAAGTACTGGTGGAAGATCTCTGGATGCGAGCGCAAACGACTTTACAGGAAAGTACCCACAAAACGGTAAATTCAGTATTCTTTCTGCCTCTGGCTTGGTCCAGAAAAATGACAATACTCTATCCGAAGACGAACAAGTCCGAGTGGTAGTCAAACTAAGCAAAGATTTGAGCACGGATGTCTCCCTTACGAAACCAATACTGATTCAGATTGATTTTGGTGGAGCGAGAACCTCAGACCACGTAATACTCAGCGGAGAGATACGATGA